One window of Neptuniibacter halophilus genomic DNA carries:
- the mgtE gene encoding magnesium transporter: MAQTETKSHLDKLSEALDSGEFRQIRFTLNHTLRPTEVARLIEKSPPKERQILWNLISHDLEAEVLQHLADDIQADILSRMNSEEVLALTESLDSDDMVDVLQQLPNRVMKETLRIMDKQNRRRVEKLLSYPEDTAGGLMNTDTTTIRPDITVETTLRYIRRHNEIPEMTDSLVVVSRKDSYIGLLPLTKLLVSDPAITIREIMNTDIEPINASMPDDEVAKLFEEHDLVSAPVVDNKGKLLGRITIDDVVDVIREDADHSLMSMAGLDEDEDTFAPVMKTTRRRALWLGINLLTAFIASAVIGLFEETIEKVVALAVLMPIVASMGGIAGSQTLTLVIRGQALGHVEKSNAGWLLNREIIVGAMNGLLWALVIAVVAVIWFQDMNIGIIIALAIVINLVAGAIAGTLLPISLKSMGIDPALAGSVLLTTITDVVGFFAFLGLATIFYA, from the coding sequence ATGGCGCAGACAGAGACCAAATCACATCTGGATAAGCTGAGTGAAGCACTGGACAGCGGTGAGTTCCGCCAGATCCGCTTCACCCTCAACCATACCCTGCGTCCAACAGAAGTGGCCCGGCTGATAGAGAAGTCACCGCCAAAAGAGCGTCAGATTCTGTGGAACCTTATCTCGCACGATCTGGAAGCGGAGGTACTGCAACACCTGGCCGATGACATTCAGGCTGACATCCTCAGCCGGATGAACTCAGAAGAGGTACTCGCCCTGACCGAATCCCTCGATTCGGATGATATGGTCGACGTTCTGCAGCAATTGCCTAACCGGGTGATGAAAGAAACCCTGCGGATCATGGACAAGCAGAACCGGCGTCGGGTCGAGAAACTGCTGTCCTACCCGGAAGATACCGCCGGCGGTCTGATGAACACGGATACCACCACCATCCGTCCTGACATCACCGTTGAGACAACACTGCGTTATATCCGCCGTCATAATGAGATTCCGGAGATGACCGACAGTCTGGTGGTGGTAAGTCGTAAAGATTCCTATATCGGCCTGCTACCGCTGACTAAACTTCTGGTCTCCGATCCTGCGATCACCATCCGCGAGATCATGAATACCGATATCGAGCCGATCAACGCCAGCATGCCCGATGATGAAGTGGCAAAGCTGTTTGAAGAGCACGACCTGGTCTCCGCCCCGGTGGTCGATAACAAGGGCAAACTGCTCGGCCGTATCACCATCGATGACGTGGTTGATGTGATCCGTGAAGATGCCGACCACTCACTGATGAGCATGGCCGGTCTGGACGAAGATGAAGATACCTTTGCCCCGGTCATGAAAACCACCCGCCGCCGGGCACTCTGGCTCGGGATCAACCTGCTGACAGCCTTTATCGCATCCGCTGTCATTGGCCTGTTTGAGGAGACCATCGAAAAAGTCGTGGCACTGGCGGTTCTGATGCCGATCGTCGCCTCGATGGGCGGCATTGCCGGCTCCCAGACCCTGACGCTGGTTATCAGGGGGCAGGCTCTGGGCCATGTAGAAAAATCTAACGCCGGCTGGCTGCTGAACCGTGAGATCATCGTCGGCGCCATGAACGGCCTGCTCTGGGCTCTGGTCATCGCCGTAGTCGCGGTTATCTGGTTCCAGGATATGAACATCGGCATCATTATCGCCCTGGCGATAGTGATCAATCTGGTTGCGGGCGCTATAGCCGGCACCCTGCTGCCGATCAGCCTGAAATCCATGGGCATCGATCCGGCACTGGCCGGCAGCGTACTTTTGACAACGATTACTGATGTGGTCGGCTTCTTTGCCTTTCTCGGCCTGGCCACCATTTTTTATGCCTGA
- a CDS encoding HPr family phosphocarrier protein produces the protein MQEKELLIINKLGLHARAAAKLIGVTSRFSSAITLGKDGREVDGKSIMSVMMLAASKGTSLTIRADGSDEQAALDAIEQLINNRFDEDE, from the coding sequence ATGCAGGAAAAAGAACTACTCATCATCAACAAACTGGGTCTGCACGCTCGCGCAGCCGCCAAACTCATTGGTGTTACCTCCCGTTTCTCCTCAGCCATCACGCTGGGTAAAGATGGTCGCGAGGTGGACGGTAAAAGCATTATGTCGGTGATGATGCTGGCCGCCAGCAAAGGTACCAGCCTGACCATTCGCGCCGACGGTAGCGATGAACAGGCCGCTCTGGACGCGATCGAACAGCTTATCAACAACCGCTTCGACGAAGATGAGTAA
- the rapZ gene encoding RNase adapter RapZ, translated as MKLVVISGRSGSGKSTALQALEDIGFYCIDNLPAMLLPDLVQQMSSDPSHPNQIAVSIDARNLLSNLSRFPEILQQLRAEHWADYEVIYLDSSEATLIKRYSSTRRKHPLSDENKNLQQSIQSESELLEPIASMADIRIDTTRLSLYELRDTVKLRVAQRKEQTLSVQFESFGFKHGVPLDVDFVYDVRALPNPHWIPELRRFTGREKPIQEFLGNSPEVGEMIADITTFLERWLPRFGENNRSYITIGIGCTGGQHRSVFICEQLASHFSKHMDNVQVRHRELS; from the coding sequence ATGAAGCTGGTTGTGATAAGTGGCCGATCGGGCTCGGGTAAAAGTACCGCACTGCAAGCTTTAGAAGATATCGGCTTCTACTGTATTGATAACCTGCCAGCAATGCTGCTGCCCGATCTGGTGCAGCAGATGAGCAGCGACCCCAGCCATCCGAATCAGATTGCGGTCAGTATTGATGCCCGCAATCTGCTGAGTAACCTGTCGCGATTTCCTGAGATACTGCAACAACTCAGAGCTGAACACTGGGCGGATTATGAGGTGATCTATCTGGATTCCTCTGAAGCCACCCTGATTAAACGCTACAGTTCGACCCGGCGCAAACACCCCCTTTCAGATGAGAATAAAAACCTGCAGCAATCGATTCAGTCCGAATCGGAGCTGCTGGAACCGATCGCCAGTATGGCCGACATCCGCATTGACACTACACGGCTGTCACTCTACGAACTGCGGGATACGGTTAAACTCAGGGTCGCTCAACGCAAAGAACAGACCCTTTCGGTGCAGTTTGAATCTTTCGGTTTTAAGCACGGCGTGCCGCTGGATGTGGATTTTGTCTACGATGTCCGTGCGCTGCCCAATCCGCACTGGATCCCGGAACTGCGCCGGTTCACCGGTCGCGAAAAGCCGATTCAGGAGTTCCTGGGCAACTCGCCTGAGGTTGGCGAAATGATCGCAGATATCACCACCTTTCTGGAGCGCTGGCTGCCCCGCTTCGGCGAAAATAACCGCAGCTATATCACCATCGGCATCGGCTGCACTGGTGGTCAGCACCGCTCAGTCTTTATCTGTGAACAGTTAGCTTCTCATTTCTCCAAACATATGGATAATGTTCAGGTACGTCACCGGGAGCTGAGTTAA
- the ptsN gene encoding PTS IIA-like nitrogen regulatory protein PtsN, which yields MQVNELLTPSSTLCGLEGGSKKRILEVIAEQIAEQHPELDSSSIFNGLHGREKLGSTGIGDGVAIPHCRLADCQDAIGFLIKLDAAVDFDAIDSKPVDLLFALVVPEDATSEHLQTLASIAELFSQEEVRAALREVQNDKDLFETVNRLSS from the coding sequence ATGCAGGTCAATGAACTCCTGACCCCCTCAAGCACCCTTTGCGGTCTTGAGGGCGGCAGTAAAAAACGTATTCTGGAAGTCATCGCTGAGCAGATCGCTGAGCAGCATCCGGAGCTGGATAGCAGCAGTATATTCAATGGATTGCACGGCCGTGAAAAGCTGGGCAGTACCGGTATTGGTGATGGCGTTGCTATCCCCCACTGTCGCCTTGCTGACTGTCAGGATGCCATCGGCTTCCTGATTAAGCTGGATGCAGCGGTTGATTTTGATGCGATCGACAGCAAGCCGGTTGACCTGTTGTTTGCACTGGTTGTGCCGGAGGATGCCACCTCCGAACACCTGCAGACACTGGCCTCCATCGCCGAGCTGTTCAGTCAGGAAGAGGTTCGCGCAGCATTGCGCGAGGTTCAGAACGACAAGGACCTGTTTGAGACCGTTAACCGACTCAGCAGTTAG
- the hpf gene encoding ribosome hibernation-promoting factor, HPF/YfiA family — MQINITGHHVELTDSMQNYVLEKLQKIERHFDNITNVQVTLSVEKQRQKAEAEMHVSGAQLFATHEHEDMYAAIDGLTDKLDRQVIKHKEKMKTHK; from the coding sequence ATGCAGATCAATATCACCGGACACCATGTTGAACTGACCGATTCCATGCAGAACTATGTGCTTGAAAAGCTGCAGAAGATCGAACGCCATTTTGACAACATCACCAACGTTCAGGTAACTCTCAGCGTAGAAAAGCAGCGTCAGAAAGCTGAAGCTGAGATGCACGTCTCCGGCGCACAGCTGTTTGCCACTCACGAGCACGAAGATATGTATGCGGCGATCGACGGCCTGACTGATAAGCTCGACCGTCAGGTGATCAAGCATAAAGAAAAAATGAAAACCCACAAATAG